In a single window of the Flavobacterium ammoniigenes genome:
- a CDS encoding DUF2147 domain-containing protein, with protein sequence MKQLITLLFCIAAMNSMQSQSVVGKWKTIDDATGEAKSIVEVFSKSGKIYAKVVDVLDPAVKYNLCKQCPGDDKNRPILGLNIIKGLSKDGAEYNSGEILDPKNGKLYKCALSLESKDKLKVRGYIGFSLIGRTQYWYRVN encoded by the coding sequence ATGAAACAGTTGATTACCCTACTTTTTTGTATTGCTGCAATGAATTCAATGCAATCTCAATCGGTTGTTGGAAAATGGAAAACTATTGATGACGCTACTGGAGAAGCAAAATCTATTGTAGAAGTATTTTCGAAATCAGGAAAAATTTACGCCAAAGTAGTTGATGTTTTGGATCCTGCTGTAAAATATAACCTTTGTAAACAATGTCCTGGAGATGATAAAAATAGACCGATTTTAGGTTTGAACATTATCAAAGGTTTGTCTAAAGACGGAGCTGAATACAATTCGGGTGAAATATTAGATCCAAAAAACGGGAAGTTGTATAAATGTGCACTCTCTTTGGAGTCCAAAGACAAACTTAAAGTTCGCGGCTATATTGGTTTTTCATTAATTGGAAGAACACAATATTGGTATCGAGTTAATTAA
- the priA gene encoding replication restart helicase PriA, translating into MHFVEVILPLSLAKTFTYRVSEAEFHFVKNGMRVVVPFGKSKMYTALIIGKHQNEPLLYEAKEIDQILDENPIVTQIQITHWQWIASYYMCAIGDVYRGAMPSALLLESETIVSQKQSVIIEENILSDEEYLVYQALQQQSSLRIHDITSILNKKNVFPVIQRLIDKNVLVLQEEVQELYKPKWVRYVRLHSRYHSDSGLGDLLDALKGAAKQREIVLTYFQLNAKENHPISVKQLIEVANSSSSIVKVLIEKEIFEEYFIQEDRINFQGNAQEAALELSKAQQQACDQITSHFETKEVCLLHGLTSSGKTEIYIKLIEEQLASGKQVLYLLPEIALTTQLVGRLRTYFGDKVGVYHSKYSNNERVELWKQVLEQSTKAQIVIGARSALFLPFSNLSLIVVDEEHEQTFKQVDPAPRYHARDAAIVLANAHKAKVLLGSATPSIESYFNAQSDKYGLVEITERYGNVQLPEIELVDLKDSYFRKKMTGHFSEALIEAITTSLSLGEQVILFQNRRGYSPIMECLTCGNVPHCQQCDVSLTYHQHKNQLRCHYCGYAMAKPTQCHSCSSIDLATKGFGTEQIEQELITIFPDAKIGRMDQDTTRGKFGFEKIIDSFKNQEIQILVGTQMLAKGLDFNNVSLVGIMNADTMLYHPDFRAFERSFQMMTQVAGRSGRSEKRGKVVIQTYNPNHNTIQQVTNNDYIGMYKEQLYDRQIYKYPPYFRLIKLTLKHRDFDKLKEGAMWLYQVMSQNLALPVLGPEEPPISRIRNEYIRTILIKIPQTTPIGSTKKTIQKMLTSFEAVSQYRAIKVAVNVDYY; encoded by the coding sequence ATGCATTTTGTCGAAGTAATTTTACCACTTTCATTAGCTAAAACCTTTACGTATAGGGTTTCGGAAGCTGAATTTCATTTTGTAAAAAATGGGATGAGGGTGGTGGTTCCTTTTGGCAAAAGCAAAATGTATACGGCTTTAATTATTGGTAAACATCAAAACGAGCCATTGTTGTATGAAGCCAAAGAAATTGATCAAATACTCGATGAAAACCCGATTGTTACCCAAATTCAGATAACACATTGGCAATGGATTGCAAGTTACTATATGTGTGCTATTGGCGATGTGTATCGTGGTGCTATGCCCAGCGCTCTGCTGTTGGAAAGTGAGACGATAGTTTCTCAAAAGCAATCCGTAATTATTGAAGAAAATATACTATCTGATGAAGAATATTTGGTTTATCAAGCGCTACAACAACAAAGTTCGCTTCGAATTCATGATATTACTTCAATCTTAAATAAGAAAAATGTTTTTCCCGTCATCCAAAGATTGATTGACAAAAATGTTTTGGTGCTTCAAGAAGAAGTGCAAGAATTGTACAAACCAAAATGGGTTCGTTATGTGCGATTGCATTCTCGATACCATTCGGATTCGGGTTTAGGTGATTTGTTAGATGCGCTGAAAGGCGCTGCCAAACAAAGAGAAATTGTCTTAACTTACTTCCAGTTGAATGCTAAAGAAAACCATCCTATTTCGGTTAAACAATTAATTGAAGTTGCTAATTCATCCTCTTCCATTGTAAAGGTTTTAATTGAAAAAGAAATTTTCGAAGAGTATTTTATTCAAGAAGATCGCATCAATTTTCAAGGTAATGCACAAGAAGCTGCCTTGGAATTGAGTAAGGCACAACAACAAGCGTGTGATCAAATTACATCTCATTTTGAAACCAAAGAAGTCTGTTTGTTACACGGTCTTACCTCAAGCGGAAAGACGGAAATTTACATTAAGTTAATTGAAGAACAATTGGCTTCTGGAAAACAAGTATTGTATTTGTTGCCCGAAATTGCTTTAACTACTCAGTTAGTAGGTCGTTTGCGTACTTATTTTGGAGACAAAGTAGGAGTGTATCATTCCAAATACAGCAATAATGAAAGAGTTGAACTATGGAAGCAGGTATTGGAACAATCGACTAAAGCGCAAATAGTAATAGGAGCAAGATCGGCTTTGTTTTTACCTTTTTCTAATTTAAGTTTGATTGTAGTGGACGAAGAGCACGAACAAACTTTCAAACAAGTAGATCCTGCGCCACGTTATCATGCTAGAGATGCTGCAATAGTATTAGCCAATGCTCATAAAGCAAAAGTGCTTTTGGGTTCGGCTACGCCAAGTATTGAATCGTATTTCAATGCGCAATCGGATAAATATGGTTTGGTAGAAATTACAGAACGTTACGGAAATGTACAGTTGCCGGAGATTGAATTAGTCGATTTAAAGGACAGTTACTTTCGTAAAAAAATGACGGGACACTTCAGCGAGGCTTTAATTGAAGCCATTACTACTTCCTTGTCGTTGGGCGAACAAGTGATTTTATTTCAAAATAGAAGAGGGTATTCTCCTATAATGGAATGTCTTACTTGTGGTAACGTTCCGCATTGTCAGCAGTGCGATGTAAGTTTGACCTACCACCAACATAAAAACCAATTGCGTTGCCATTATTGTGGTTACGCTATGGCAAAACCAACGCAATGTCATAGTTGTTCAAGTATTGACTTGGCTACCAAAGGTTTTGGTACTGAACAAATTGAACAAGAATTAATCACTATTTTTCCGGATGCCAAAATAGGGCGAATGGATCAAGATACCACTCGTGGCAAATTTGGTTTTGAAAAAATCATTGATAGTTTTAAAAATCAAGAAATTCAGATTTTGGTAGGAACACAAATGCTTGCAAAAGGATTGGATTTTAATAATGTGAGTTTAGTGGGAATTATGAATGCCGACACCATGCTGTATCATCCTGATTTCAGAGCTTTTGAACGAAGTTTCCAAATGATGACTCAGGTTGCTGGACGTTCTGGTCGATCAGAAAAACGCGGAAAAGTAGTTATCCAAACTTATAATCCAAATCACAATACCATTCAACAGGTAACCAATAACGATTATATTGGCATGTACAAAGAACAATTGTATGACCGTCAAATCTATAAATACCCACCGTATTTCAGATTGATTAAACTAACGCTAAAGCACCGTGATTTTGACAAGTTGAAAGAAGGAGCTATGTGGTTGTATCAGGTGATGAGCCAAAATTTAGCATTACCAGTTTTGGGCCCCGAAGAACCACCAATTAGCCGAATCCGAAATGAATACATTCGAACTATATTAATTAAAATCCCGCAAACAACTCCAATTGGATCTACTAAAAAGACAATTCAAAAAATGTTGACTAGTTTTGAGGCGGTTTCTCAATACAGAGCAATCAAAGTGGCGGTTAATGTTGATTATTATTAA
- the rpsF gene encoding 30S ribosomal protein S6: MNHYETVFILNPVLSDVQVKETVSKFEEFLTSRGAEMVSKEDWGLKKMAYEIQNKKSGFYHLFEFKVAGEVLIAFETEFRRDERVMRFLTVSLDKHAISWAERRRTKLKSQKA, encoded by the coding sequence ATGAATCATTATGAAACTGTTTTCATTTTAAATCCCGTTTTATCTGATGTTCAGGTAAAGGAAACAGTAAGCAAATTTGAAGAATTTCTTACTAGTCGTGGAGCTGAAATGGTATCGAAAGAAGACTGGGGTCTTAAAAAAATGGCTTACGAAATTCAAAACAAGAAAAGTGGTTTTTACCATTTATTCGAATTCAAAGTTGCAGGTGAAGTATTAATTGCTTTTGAAACTGAATTTAGACGTGACGAGAGAGTAATGCGTTTCTTAACTGTAAGTTTAGATAAACACGCAATTTCTTGGGCTGAAAGAAGAAGAACAAAACTAAAATCTCAAAAAGCGTAA
- the rpsR gene encoding 30S ribosomal protein S18 gives MATLQQSASGKKDGDIRYLTPLNIETNKTKKYCRFKKSGIKYIDYKDADFLLKFVNEQGKILPRRLTGTSLKYQRKVSVAVKRARHLALMPYVADLLK, from the coding sequence ATGGCAACATTACAACAATCTGCTTCAGGAAAAAAAGACGGGGATATCAGATATCTTACGCCTTTGAACATAGAAACTAACAAAACTAAAAAGTACTGTCGTTTCAAAAAATCAGGTATCAAATATATTGATTATAAAGATGCTGATTTCTTATTGAAATTTGTAAATGAGCAAGGAAAAATTCTTCCTCGTCGTTTAACAGGAACTTCATTGAAATACCAAAGAAAAGTATCAGTTGCTGTGAAAAGAGCACGTCACTTAGCTTTAATGCCATACGTGGCCGATTTATTAAAATAA
- the rplI gene encoding 50S ribosomal protein L9: MELILKQDVQNLGFKDDVVTVKNGYGRNYLIPQGFAQLATPSAKKVLAENLKQRAHKEAKVVADAKALAEALKAIEIKITAKAGGEKLFGSITNIDIVEALAKGGQVIDRKFVTSGIVKRTGKYTASVRLHRDVIVELDYEIVAEKA; this comes from the coding sequence ATGGAATTGATTCTTAAACAAGACGTTCAAAATTTAGGTTTTAAAGATGACGTAGTTACTGTGAAAAACGGTTACGGTCGTAATTATTTAATACCACAAGGTTTCGCACAATTAGCTACACCTTCTGCAAAGAAAGTATTAGCTGAAAATTTGAAACAAAGAGCGCACAAAGAAGCTAAAGTGGTTGCAGATGCAAAAGCATTGGCTGAAGCTTTAAAAGCTATCGAAATTAAAATTACTGCAAAAGCAGGTGGCGAAAAATTATTCGGATCAATTACTAACATTGACATCGTTGAAGCATTAGCTAAAGGTGGTCAAGTAATTGATAGAAAATTCGTTACTAGCGGAATTGTTAAACGTACAGGAAAATATACTGCTTCTGTTCGTTTACACAGAGACGTTATTGTAGAATTAGATTACGAAATTGTTGCTGAAAAAGCATAA
- a CDS encoding DUF6495 family protein, which translates to MKYARLTKEQFEELHPEFINFLASQSIDKAEWDLIKVNKPQVAEQELDVFSDLIWEGVLTKAEYLEHFSKNHIFLFQCFDTYVNSIVLKSLVPEVDFLTKEGLQWLSDNMFTETIEMKIGKKVFTEERNESIFALIQQGAILSDGQLYQQINSIIES; encoded by the coding sequence ATGAAATACGCAAGATTAACCAAAGAACAATTTGAAGAATTACATCCCGAGTTTATCAATTTCTTGGCAAGCCAATCGATTGACAAAGCCGAATGGGATTTGATTAAAGTCAATAAACCTCAAGTAGCCGAACAAGAATTAGATGTTTTTTCGGATTTGATTTGGGAAGGAGTTTTGACCAAAGCAGAGTATTTAGAGCACTTTTCTAAAAATCATATTTTCCTTTTTCAATGTTTTGATACTTATGTGAATTCAATTGTTTTGAAATCATTGGTTCCAGAAGTGGACTTCTTGACTAAAGAAGGCTTACAATGGTTAAGCGATAATATGTTTACCGAAACTATTGAAATGAAAATAGGTAAAAAAGTATTTACGGAAGAGCGAAATGAGTCAATTTTTGCCTTAATTCAGCAAGGAGCCATTTTGAGCGACGGACAATTATATCAACAAATAAATTCGATTATTGAGTCGTAA
- the ligA gene encoding NAD-dependent DNA ligase LigA: MDIQNTIQNLREELNQHNHNYYVLDQPTISDYEFDLKLAQLQDLENQHPQFFDESSPTQRVGGAITKNFETVPHEHRMYSLDNSYSKEDLLEWEKRIQKVLGEVPLEYTCELKYDGASISITYENGKLKRAVTRGDGFQGDDVTNNIKTIKSVPLQLKGNYPPKFDVRGEIILPFTGFEKMNQELIEIGETPYSNPRNTASGSLKLQDSTEVAKRPLDCLLYFLIGNQLPFNSQFESLESARSWGFKAPKEAKLANNLEEVFQFIDYWDTHRHNLPYETDGVVVKVNSFQYQEELGYTAKSPRWAIAYKFKSEQVATRLNSISYQVGRTGSITPVANLEPVQLAGTIVKRASLHNADQIEKLDIRVGDTVFVEKGGEIIPKIIAVDVAQRDLFAEPTSYITHCPECQTELVRIEGEANHYCPNFYGCPPQIIGRIQHYISRKAMDIEGLGGETVALLFNNGLVRNYADLYELKVEQILPLERMAQKSAENLVNGVSLSKNIPFERVLFALGIRYVGETVAKKLAKHYKNIDALRQASLMDLILVDEIGERIAQSVIDFFDNQDNQMIVDRLKNYGIQFELVEKFNPNATDKLEGKTFVVSGVFTLFSRDELKQAIEDNGGKVGSSISAKTDYVVAGDNMGPAKLDKANKLNIPIITEEDFKTMIS, encoded by the coding sequence ATGGACATTCAAAATACCATTCAAAACTTACGAGAGGAACTCAATCAACACAATCATAATTATTATGTGTTAGACCAGCCTACTATTTCGGATTATGAGTTTGATTTGAAATTGGCACAATTACAAGATTTAGAAAATCAACACCCTCAGTTTTTTGATGAGAGTTCGCCTACGCAACGTGTCGGTGGGGCAATTACCAAGAATTTTGAAACAGTTCCACACGAACATCGCATGTACTCTCTAGATAATTCCTATTCGAAAGAAGATTTACTAGAATGGGAAAAACGAATTCAAAAAGTGTTGGGAGAGGTACCTTTGGAATACACTTGCGAGCTAAAGTATGATGGTGCCTCTATCAGTATTACCTACGAAAACGGAAAATTGAAACGAGCAGTGACTCGTGGCGATGGATTTCAAGGAGATGATGTGACTAATAATATAAAAACCATTAAATCGGTTCCATTGCAATTGAAAGGAAATTATCCTCCTAAATTTGATGTGCGTGGAGAGATTATTTTGCCTTTTACAGGTTTTGAAAAAATGAACCAAGAGTTGATTGAAATTGGAGAAACTCCCTATTCAAATCCAAGGAATACCGCATCGGGAAGTTTAAAATTGCAAGACAGTACCGAAGTGGCCAAGCGCCCTTTGGATTGTTTGCTGTATTTTCTAATTGGTAACCAACTGCCATTTAATTCGCAATTTGAAAGTTTAGAATCTGCAAGATCTTGGGGATTTAAAGCGCCTAAAGAAGCGAAGCTAGCTAATAACTTAGAAGAAGTGTTTCAATTTATAGACTATTGGGATACGCACCGTCATAATTTGCCGTACGAAACAGACGGAGTAGTAGTGAAGGTAAATTCCTTTCAATACCAAGAAGAATTAGGGTATACGGCCAAATCACCTCGTTGGGCCATCGCCTATAAATTTAAGTCGGAGCAAGTAGCTACACGTTTGAATTCTATTTCCTATCAAGTGGGTAGAACAGGTTCGATTACACCTGTGGCCAATTTGGAACCGGTACAATTGGCTGGAACTATTGTGAAACGCGCTTCGTTGCACAATGCGGACCAAATAGAAAAATTAGATATTCGTGTTGGAGACACCGTTTTTGTTGAAAAAGGGGGTGAAATTATTCCCAAAATCATTGCGGTAGATGTGGCACAACGTGATTTATTTGCTGAGCCAACTAGCTATATTACACATTGTCCGGAATGTCAAACCGAATTAGTTCGTATTGAAGGAGAGGCCAATCATTATTGCCCTAATTTTTACGGCTGTCCGCCGCAGATTATTGGTAGAATTCAACACTATATTTCAAGAAAAGCAATGGATATTGAAGGGCTTGGAGGCGAAACGGTAGCCTTGTTATTCAATAATGGATTGGTTCGTAATTATGCTGATTTGTATGAATTGAAAGTAGAACAGATTTTGCCTTTGGAACGAATGGCTCAGAAATCGGCAGAGAATTTAGTCAACGGGGTTTCACTTTCTAAAAATATCCCTTTTGAGCGCGTATTGTTTGCATTAGGAATCCGTTATGTTGGAGAAACAGTTGCCAAAAAATTAGCCAAGCATTATAAAAATATCGACGCCCTTCGTCAAGCTAGTTTGATGGACTTGATTTTGGTTGACGAAATAGGGGAGCGCATTGCACAAAGCGTCATTGATTTTTTTGACAATCAAGACAATCAAATGATAGTCGATCGACTTAAAAACTATGGTATTCAATTTGAACTTGTAGAAAAATTTAACCCCAATGCGACTGATAAATTGGAAGGTAAAACCTTTGTAGTATCGGGAGTATTTACTTTATTTTCTAGAGACGAATTAAAACAAGCTATTGAAGACAATGGTGGAAAAGTGGGAAGTTCTATTTCAGCTAAAACTGATTATGTAGTAGCAGGTGATAATATGGGGCCAGCCAAATTAGATAAGGCGAATAAACTGAACATTCCGATTATAACTGAAGAGGATTTCAAAACGATGATTTCTTAA
- a CDS encoding bifunctional metallophosphatase/5'-nucleotidase yields the protein MKRRDFIEKTAAGSAFVGLGLSLSSFKSDEIKKITILHTNDVHSHIDPFPADDPRNANMGGVSKRAALIESIRKETPNVLLLDAGDIFQGTPYFNYYGGELEFKLMSMMQYDASTIGNHDFDNGIDGLRAQMPHATFEFISANYDFKNTVMDEFVKPYKIFIKDGIKIGIFGLGIELEGLVDKKGYKETVYNDPIEISQDMVRILKKEQQCDLVICLSHLGYKYGKEDADKISDLKLAALTEDIDLIIGGHTHTFLDKPTVVKNKVGKDVLVNQVGCYGINLGRIDFYFDNNKQNIAKGKSIVV from the coding sequence ATGAAAAGAAGAGATTTTATAGAAAAAACAGCAGCAGGTTCTGCTTTTGTTGGATTGGGATTGTCATTAAGCAGTTTCAAATCAGATGAAATTAAAAAAATTACCATTTTGCATACTAATGACGTACATAGTCACATCGACCCATTTCCTGCTGACGATCCCCGGAATGCCAATATGGGCGGAGTAAGTAAAAGGGCTGCTTTAATTGAATCTATTCGAAAGGAAACTCCAAATGTTTTACTGTTGGATGCAGGTGATATTTTTCAAGGTACTCCATATTTTAATTACTATGGTGGAGAATTGGAATTCAAATTAATGAGTATGATGCAATACGATGCGTCTACAATTGGAAATCACGATTTTGATAATGGAATTGATGGTTTACGAGCGCAAATGCCTCATGCTACTTTTGAATTCATATCAGCCAATTATGATTTTAAGAATACTGTCATGGACGAATTTGTAAAACCCTACAAAATATTCATCAAGGACGGAATTAAAATTGGTATTTTTGGACTTGGTATAGAATTGGAAGGATTAGTAGATAAAAAAGGGTACAAAGAAACCGTTTACAATGACCCAATTGAAATTAGCCAAGACATGGTGCGCATCTTGAAAAAAGAACAACAATGCGATTTGGTAATTTGTTTGTCTCACCTTGGTTACAAATACGGAAAAGAAGATGCCGATAAAATTAGTGATTTGAAATTGGCTGCACTTACCGAAGATATTGATTTAATAATTGGAGGTCATACGCACACTTTTTTAGACAAACCAACGGTGGTTAAAAATAAAGTAGGGAAAGACGTATTGGTGAATCAAGTAGGTTGTTATGGAATCAACTTAGGACGTATTGATTTTTACTTTGATAACAACAAACAAAACATTGCAAAAGGGAAATCGATAGTGGTGTAA
- a CDS encoding 5'-nucleotidase C-terminal domain-containing protein gives MVKLKKYNQFFKLFVIIITALTIVSCAKTHYELTKIEGKRVPIASAIAQNSTIESFITPYRNHIDDDLSAVIAYNPETLDKSNGKWQSPLGNLMADVSLNAGEKVFQLREKKSIAICILNSGGIRSILPKGNVTARTAFEIMPFENSLVVVALKGEQIQELVTYFIATKKSHPLSGLTFTIAKDATAKNILVQGKPLNNNAIYYVATNDYLANGGDNMNFFKKGIQKYDLDYKIRNILIDYFKEVDTIPVINDIRIIEE, from the coding sequence ATGGTAAAACTAAAAAAGTATAATCAATTTTTCAAACTTTTTGTTATAATTATAACAGCTTTAACAATTGTTTCCTGCGCTAAAACGCATTATGAACTGACAAAAATTGAAGGAAAACGAGTACCAATTGCCTCAGCAATAGCTCAAAATTCAACAATAGAATCCTTTATAACTCCCTACAGAAATCATATAGATGATGACTTAAGTGCCGTAATTGCTTATAATCCTGAAACATTAGATAAGAGTAATGGTAAGTGGCAATCACCATTAGGGAATTTGATGGCAGATGTTTCATTAAATGCGGGAGAAAAAGTGTTTCAATTGAGAGAAAAAAAATCAATTGCTATTTGCATTTTGAATAGTGGTGGAATTCGATCTATTCTTCCAAAAGGAAACGTAACTGCTCGCACTGCATTTGAAATCATGCCTTTTGAAAATAGTCTAGTTGTTGTAGCATTAAAAGGAGAACAAATACAAGAATTAGTAACCTATTTTATTGCAACTAAAAAATCCCACCCCCTGTCTGGATTAACGTTTACAATAGCTAAAGATGCAACGGCAAAGAACATTCTAGTTCAGGGAAAACCACTGAACAACAATGCCATTTATTATGTTGCAACTAATGATTATTTGGCCAATGGCGGAGACAATATGAATTTTTTCAAAAAAGGGATTCAGAAATATGATTTGGATTATAAAATTCGCAATATCTTAATCGATTATTTCAAAGAAGTTGACACGATTCCAGTAATTAACGATATTCGAATAATAGAAGAATAA
- a CDS encoding DUF6913 domain-containing protein codes for MFLNYFKNLLLKYTLRNKWQDVSSLSGTNAICSVGLLIDETNFFEKEQLIKELISNGLSANSVSILVYRETIDKKEVYSQYTFNSSILDWKGTIGDAVVTEFIQTEFDLLVSYYEIEKAILLLITNNSKAKFKVGLSSIDKRFNHLTITTRISNYSIFAHELFKYLKILNKIEL; via the coding sequence ATGTTTTTAAATTATTTCAAGAATTTATTATTAAAATATACATTAAGAAATAAATGGCAAGATGTCAGTTCTTTATCTGGTACTAACGCAATATGTTCAGTTGGATTATTGATAGACGAAACTAATTTTTTTGAAAAAGAACAATTAATTAAAGAATTGATTTCAAACGGTTTGTCTGCTAATTCTGTAAGTATTCTAGTTTATAGAGAAACAATTGATAAAAAGGAAGTCTATTCTCAATATACTTTTAATTCATCTATTTTGGATTGGAAAGGTACAATAGGGGATGCTGTTGTGACTGAATTTATTCAAACAGAATTTGATTTATTGGTGAGTTATTATGAAATAGAAAAAGCAATTTTATTGCTAATAACAAACAATTCTAAAGCCAAATTTAAAGTTGGGCTTTCATCAATTGATAAACGATTCAATCATTTAACGATAACAACTCGAATTAGTAATTATTCGATTTTTGCGCATGAATTATTTAAATATTTAAAAATATTAAACAAAATAGAATTGTAA